Proteins encoded together in one Plasmodium brasilianum strain Bolivian I chromosome 4, whole genome shotgun sequence window:
- a CDS encoding RING zinc finger protein, which produces MVKRVTSNTYAPFLFSPKRTDNDRLCNIISQGPNINIQRTSAVRNSVNLRKKTLRIINNGNNVYLINFVFDSLYDVDISIYFCCNEEFTKTQETRYCPTKYKTVTTIYPKQINQIYLSRPEEGINLNLFDINDLKWKPSYEYIIPILIVLKAIGAPVPQAQYNYAYLQEIDVKNNNTGYGEKYKIVLYRQKIQFGIRYFEVQEIFGIEKSSEAQSNPVSGFLSGRECVICLTEERDTAILPCRHMCLCNVCANVVRMQNTKCPICRQDVRGLLQISIDNNKKDSVVD; this is translated from the exons ATGGTAAAGAGAGTCACATCCAATACGTATgctccatttttattttccccaAAGAGAACAGATAATGATCGTTTGTGTAACATAATATCACAAGGACCAAATATAAACATTCAAAGAACATCAGCTGTTAGAAATTCCGTAAATTTACGTAAAAAGACACTGAGAATTATTAACAACggaaataatgtatatttaataaattttgtttttgatTCCTTATATGATGTTGacatatctatttatttttgttgtaATGAGGAATTCACAAAGACACAGGAAACGCG cTACTGCCCCACAAAATACAAAACAGTCACGACAATATACCCCAAACAAATAAACCAAATATATTTGAGTAGACCTGAAGAaggaataaatttaaatttgtttGATATAAACGACTTGAAGTGGAAACCAagttatgaatatattattcctaTTTTAATAGTGCTCAAAGCTATTGGGGCACCTGTGCCTCAGGCACAATataattatgcatatttacaAGAAATtgatgttaaaaataataatactggTTATGGggagaaatataaaattgtcCTTTATAgacaaaaaatacaattcGGTATAAGATATTTTGAGGTGCAGGAAATTTTTGGCATCGAAAAATCAAGTGAGGCACAGTCTAACCCGGTCAGCGGCTTTCTCTCAGGGAG GGAATGTGTAATATGCCTAACGGAGGAACGAGATACAGCCATTTTGCCTTGCAGGCACATGTGTCTTTGTAACGTG TGCGCAAACGTTGTAAGGATGCAAAATACAAAATGCCCCATTTGTAGGCAAG ATGTCAGAGGATTATTACAAATTTCCATTGATAACAATAAGAAAGATTCTGTTGttgattaa
- a CDS encoding acyl-CoA synthetase — protein MLTYSLLILVVYLVLVVLCYAQNFKGLSYGEVCSKSTKVHESDLYRGRDQGDPSVNCNYTHLFNLLKKNSKTNENKIAVTEFEFGEPKFSLSYDTLFNRVQNFSYSLNKLEGGVPMKHYDEDHNNGNFRLLGIYGANSANWITADLACMISGVTSLVMHSKFSINEVVEILNESKLSWLCIDLNLVESLLEHKAELPHVKKLIVLDSIPDSSKIEKRVSRVELSKGGASSTVSSAVKNGSKNEASKTSKVEKADNGGKANKPDRNKIEREKAELFEKVKKNGKEMGVDICDFESMTKQNVKDYTIQHEEPEFISTIVYTSGTSGKPKGVMLSNKNLFYTVVPASSVSLFHAFNPNIHFSYLPLSHIYERTVVYIGLFRGMEIRVWSRDLNYFGKDLSVCGANIVVGVPKVFNRLYTTIQTEISNLPPLKRFIVEKILALRQLDNNGNFGKLIESVTKVSKKIRNKINPDLACMFNGGGKISPKIEKELSTLLDIKFYQGYGLTETTGPLFVQNKKDKNFNSIGGPVSSHTQYKVSTWETYSASDSKPKGELLIKSKQLFSGYFLKRELTKDAFTEDSFYKTGDVVQINDNGSITFLDRCKGLVKLSQGEYIETDMLNNLYSDITFINHCVVYGDDSLDGPLAIISIDKELLAKSLSEDNIFKELGITEKQFLETIDDNKINTNVYIDYVKQKMLDVYKKTNLNRYNIINDVYLTVKPWDTSNYLTPTFKVRRFFVFKDYNFFIQKVKDFYKMKLKGKK, from the coding sequence ATGCTTACATACAGTTTGTTGATCTTAGTAGTATATCTAGTACTAGTAGTACTATGTTACGCACAAAATTTTAAGGGTTTGTCATATGGTGAGGTTTGCTCAAAATCAACAAAAGTGCATGAATCGGATTTGTATAGAGGAAGAGATCAAGGGGATCCTTCAGTGAATTGTAATTATACACACCttttcaatttattaaagaaaaatagtaaaactaatgaaaataaaatagcagTAACCGAGTTTGAGTTTGGTGAACCTAAATTTTCCCTTTCCTATGACACACTTTTTAATAGAGTGCAAAATTTTAGTTATTCATTGAATAAATTAGAAGGAGGAGTACCTATGAAACATTATGATGAGGATCATAATAATGGTAACTTCAGGTTGTTAGGTATATATGGAGCTAATTCAGCCAACTGGATAACAGCTGATTTAGCTTGCATGATCAGTGGTGTTACAAGTTTAGTGATGCACTCCAAATTTAGTATTAACGAAGTAGTGGAAATTCTAAATGAATCAAAGCTTTCGTGGTTATGTATAGACCTAAATTTGGTTGAGAGCTTACTAGAACATAAAGCTGAATTGCCCCATGTGAAAAAACTTATAGTGTTAGATAGCATTCCTGATTCCAGTAAGATAGAAAAAAGGGTCAGCAGAGTTGAGCTCTCAAAAGGTGGTGCAAGTAGTACAGTAAGTAGCGCAGTTAAAAATGGCAGTAAGAATGAAGCAAGTAAAACGAGCAAGGTGGAGAAAGCGGACAATGGGGGTAAAGCGAATAAACCGGATAGGAACAAAATTGAAAGGGAAAAAGCTGAGCTGTTcgaaaaagttaaaaagaaTGGAAAGGAAATGGGAGTGGATATATGCGATTTTGAGTCGATGACAAAACAAAATGTGAAGGACTATACGATACAACATGAAGAACCAGAGTTCATTAGCACAATAGTGTATACATCAGGTACATCTGGAAAACCAAAAGGAGTTATGTTAAGTaataagaatttattttatacagtAGTACCAGCAAGTAGTGTAAGCTTATTTCATGCATTTAATcctaatatacatttttcttatttaccattatcacatatatatgaaaggACCGTAGTATATATTGGTTTATTTCGTGGAATGGAAATAAGGGTGTGGAGTAGAgacttaaattattttggAAAAGATTTAAGTGTATGTGGAGCAAATATAGTAGTAGGAGTACCAAAGGTGTTCAATCGATTATATACTACGATACAAACAGAGATATCAAATTTACCACCATTAAAACGTTTTAttgtagaaaaaatattagcaCTCCGTCAATTAGACAATAATGGTAATTTTGGTAAACTCATAGAATCAGTTACAAAAGtatctaaaaaaattagaaataaaattaatccAGATTTAGCTTGTATGTTTAATGGTGGTGGTAAGATATCACcaaaaatagaaaaggaGTTAAGTACTCTAttagatataaaattttatcaagGATATGGATTAACAGAAACTACTGGACCATTATttgtacaaaataaaaaagataaaaattttaattctataGGAGGACCTGTGTCTTCACATACACAATATAAAGTGTCTACATGGGAAACATACAGTGCATCAGATAGTAAACCGAAAGGAGAGTtactaataaaaagtaaacaattatttagtggttatttcttaaaaaggGAACTGACAAAAGATGCATTCACAGAAGACAGTTTTTACAAAACAGGGGATGTAGTtcaaataaatgataatggAAGTATTACATTTTTAGATAGATGTAAAGGATTAGTAAAATTATCACAAGGAGAATATATAGAAACAgatatgttaaataatttGTACTCTGATATTACGTTCATTAATCATTGTGTAGTATATGGAGATGATTCCTTAGATGGTCCTTTAGCTATCATATCAATTGATAAAGAACTATTAGCAAAAAGTTTATCTGaagataatattttcaaagaGTTAGGTATTACagaaaaacaatttttagaAACCATTGATGATAATAAGATTAACACAAATGTCTATATAGATtatgtaaaacaaaaaatgttggatgtatataaaaagacCAATCTTAatagatataatattataaatgatgTTTATCTAACTGTTAAACCTTGGGATACCAGCAATTATTTGACACCAACTTTTAAGGTACGAAGATTTTTCGTTTTCAAAGATTATAATTTCTTCATTCAAAAAGTTAAAGATTTCTACAAGATGAAGCTCAAGGGGAAGAAGTGA